In one window of Candidatus Zymogenaceae bacterium DNA:
- a CDS encoding MFS transporter, whose protein sequence is MSDYTTPSDTEIVPTGMKIGYGVGDFAHSLAFNLPAFYLIYFYTDVFHLPAAAAGLVVFIAKLWDAGVSPTMGYLVDHTKSRWGNKRPYLLFGPLPVAISIVLLFYCPDIGGSFARTAYALITFMLFCTLMTMITVPYGALTPALTTDSHQRAVLSAYRMVFAVVGTLVGAGATMPLVGLLGAGSVNLGFRRVGFLFGAIVLTIVLITFATVKERIQTEIQRSSFRETLSLIRKNKPFLILAAGVMMYQIAINTMSGVVVYYFKYNLHAEHLVPVAFITMLGTSACSIPLFLYISKKRGKRFAYNFGMGIMAAMSVPLFFFGENNIAVSLVIFVIVGIGVATVYLSPWSMIPDTVEYLEWKTGHRREGMHYGFFQFAFKLSVAIPGAMAGLVLRIVGYVPNEEQTDLALLGIKLLLTFIPLMFVFIGMYLISRYPIDDQFHKRMVSDIALRKASES, encoded by the coding sequence ATGAGTGATTACACAACCCCGTCCGATACAGAAATCGTCCCCACGGGAATGAAGATCGGATACGGCGTGGGAGATTTCGCCCACAGCCTGGCCTTCAATCTGCCCGCCTTTTACCTGATTTATTTTTATACCGACGTGTTTCACCTGCCGGCGGCGGCTGCGGGACTGGTTGTCTTCATCGCAAAGCTCTGGGACGCGGGCGTTTCCCCGACGATGGGCTACCTGGTCGATCATACCAAGAGCCGCTGGGGCAACAAGCGCCCGTATCTCCTCTTTGGCCCCCTGCCGGTGGCGATATCCATCGTGCTTCTCTTTTACTGCCCGGATATCGGCGGGTCTTTTGCCCGGACCGCCTATGCGCTGATCACATTCATGCTGTTTTGCACCCTCATGACCATGATCACCGTCCCCTACGGCGCCCTGACACCGGCCCTGACCACAGACTCACACCAGAGGGCGGTCCTGAGCGCATACCGAATGGTCTTCGCCGTCGTGGGAACGCTGGTGGGGGCCGGGGCCACCATGCCCCTGGTGGGACTTCTGGGGGCGGGTTCTGTCAATCTTGGATTTCGAAGAGTCGGATTCCTGTTCGGTGCGATAGTTCTAACGATCGTCCTCATCACCTTCGCCACGGTAAAAGAACGCATACAGACAGAAATCCAACGCTCGTCCTTCAGGGAGACCCTCTCTCTCATCCGGAAGAACAAACCCTTTCTCATCCTCGCAGCCGGGGTGATGATGTACCAGATAGCCATCAACACCATGAGCGGCGTCGTCGTCTACTATTTCAAGTACAACCTGCACGCGGAGCACCTGGTCCCGGTGGCGTTCATCACCATGCTGGGAACATCCGCATGTTCCATCCCGCTGTTTTTGTACATATCAAAAAAGCGGGGGAAAAGATTCGCCTATAACTTCGGCATGGGGATCATGGCGGCCATGTCCGTGCCCCTCTTTTTCTTCGGCGAAAATAACATCGCAGTGTCCCTGGTGATATTCGTAATCGTGGGCATAGGCGTTGCCACGGTATACCTCTCTCCCTGGTCCATGATTCCGGACACGGTGGAATATCTGGAATGGAAGACCGGACACCGCCGAGAGGGGATGCATTACGGATTCTTTCAGTTCGCATTCAAACTCTCTGTGGCGATTCCCGGCGCAATGGCGGGCCTCGTGCTTCGAATTGTGGGATACGTCCCGAATGAAGAGCAGACGGATTTGGCGCTCCTGGGAATCAAGCTGCTCCTCACCTTCATTCCGCTGATGTTCGTATTCATCGGCATGTACCTGATCTCCCGCTATCCCATCGATGATCAATTCCACAAGCGTATGGTTTC